Proteins encoded within one genomic window of Sulfurovum sp. XGS-02:
- a CDS encoding CHAD domain-containing protein, producing the protein MKEIKKKYLLNDSVFKALEAKSMDELDAYFIPDLPPIDALRVILYKFLLSILFYKERILLYDEAEDLHQLRVNIRKSRAFLKEFSFLFPEDRLAYFYQNLSDFATQTNRKRDLDVIKERLKEVDREHELIQEDIKAQQAHEQHLIEEMFNGKTFEDFVYEYQLSLQNDTLRTPDNVIGTIKETAKKVIKDLHLKIIQRIDALEKHFSDKKLHKIRIALKKFRYLLEEFQHIFGEKKIEKMIEKGKKLQTILGDFNDMVNQNELLHDYFKSKKKSIAHCEKLEKRLLVKTSKKQKKLLHKAQKKLHKFKKYTIEL; encoded by the coding sequence ATGAAAGAGATAAAGAAAAAGTATCTGCTTAATGACTCCGTCTTTAAAGCACTTGAGGCAAAAAGTATGGATGAACTTGATGCCTATTTTATCCCTGATCTACCCCCCATTGATGCCCTTCGCGTGATCCTGTATAAATTTCTTCTCTCTATACTCTTTTACAAAGAACGCATCCTCTTATATGATGAGGCAGAGGACCTACACCAACTGAGGGTCAATATCAGAAAATCCAGAGCTTTTTTAAAAGAGTTCAGTTTTCTCTTTCCCGAAGACCGACTTGCATACTTCTATCAAAACCTCAGCGACTTTGCGACGCAGACGAACAGGAAACGTGATCTTGATGTGATCAAGGAACGTTTGAAAGAGGTAGATAGAGAGCATGAGCTTATTCAAGAGGATATCAAAGCCCAACAGGCACATGAACAGCACCTTATCGAAGAGATGTTCAACGGAAAAACATTTGAAGATTTTGTGTATGAATACCAACTTTCCCTGCAAAATGATACCCTCCGCACTCCGGATAATGTGATCGGTACCATCAAAGAAACCGCCAAAAAGGTGATCAAAGATCTACACCTGAAGATCATACAGAGGATCGATGCTTTGGAAAAGCACTTTAGTGATAAAAAACTCCATAAGATCAGGATAGCACTGAAAAAATTTCGTTATCTCCTTGAAGAGTTCCAACATATCTTTGGTGAAAAAAAGATCGAAAAGATGATCGAAAAGGGTAAAAAACTGCAAACCATACTTGGGGATTTCAATGATATGGTAAATCAGAACGAACTCCTACACGACTATTTTAAATCAAAGAAGAAAAGTATAGCCCACTGTGAGAAACTTGAGAAGAGACTCCTGGTTAAAACATCCAAGAAGCAAAAAAAGTTACTGCACAAAGCCCAGAAAAAACTGCAC